One part of the Homo sapiens chromosome 19, GRCh38.p14 Primary Assembly genome encodes these proteins:
- the RFPL4A gene encoding ret finger protein-like 4A isoform X1: MKSESDWIKKEGKGVAKVGGDTLWYKSPWQAALTPDLSCPQKQLEARGETPEGETFAMAEHFKQIIRCPVCLKDLEEAVQLKCGYACCLQCLNSLQKEPDGEGLLCRFCSVVSQKDDIKPKYKLRALVSIIKELEPKLKSVLTMNPRMRKFQVDMTFDVDTANNYLIISEDLRSFRSGDLSQNRKEQAERFDTALCVLGTPRFTSGRHYWEVDVGTSQVWDVGVCKESVNRQGKIVLSSEHGFLTVGCREGKVFAASTVPMTPLWVSPQLHRVGIFLDVGMRSIAFYNVSDGCHIYTFIEIPVCEPWRPFFAHKRGSQDDQSILSICSVINPSAASAPVSSEGK, from the exons ATGAAATCAGAATCTGATTGGattaaaaaggagggaaagggTGTGGCTAAGGTGGGTGGAGACACCCTCTGGTATAAAAGCCCCTGGCAGGCAGCTCTCACTCCAGATCTGAGCTGTCCGCAGAAGCAGCTGGAGGCCAGGGGAGAAACTCCAGAAGGAGAG acaTTTGCCATGGCTGAGCACTTCAAACAGATCATTAGATGTCCTGTCTGTCTAAAAGATCTTGAAGAAGCCGTGCAACTGAAATGTGGATATGCCTGCTGCCTCCAGTGCCTCAATTCACTCCAGAAGGAGCCCGATGGGGAAGGTTTACTGTGCCGTTTCTGCTCTGTGGTCTCTCAGAAGGATGACATCAAGCCCAAGTACAAGCTGAGGGCGCTGGTTTCCATCATCAAGGAACTAGAGCCCAAGCTGAAATCTGTTCTAACAATGAACCCAAGGATGAGGAAGTTTCAAG TGGATATGACGTTCGATGTGGACACAGCCAACAACTATCTCATCATTTCTGAAGACCTGAGGAGTTTCCGAAGTGGGGATTTGAGCCAGAATAGGAAGGAGCAAGCTGAGAGGTTCGACACTGCCCTGTGCGTCCTGGGCACCCCTCGCTTCACTTCCGGCCGCCATTACTGGGAGGTGGACGTGGGCACCAGCCAAGTGTGGGATGTGGGCGTGTGCAAGGAATCTGTGAACCGACAGGGGAAGATTGTGCTTTCTTCAGAACACGGCTTCTTGACTGTGGGTTGCAGAGAAGGAAAGGTCTTTGCTGCCAGCACTGTGCCTATGACTCCTCTCTGGGTGAGTCCCCAGTTGCACAGAGTGGGGATTTTCCTGGATGTAGGTATGAGGTCCATTGCCTTTTACAATGTTAGTGATGGGTGCCATATCTACACATTCATCGAGATTCCTGTTTGCGAGCCCTGGCGTCCATTTTTTGCTCATAAACGTGGAAGTCAAGATGATCAGAGCATCCTGAGTATCTGTTCTGTGATCAATCCATCCGCTGCCAGTGCCCCAGTTTCTTCTGAGGGAAAGTAA
- the RFPL4A gene encoding ret finger protein-like 4A: protein MAEHFKQIIRCPVCLKDLEEAVQLKCGYACCLQCLNSLQKEPDGEGLLCRFCSVVSQKDDIKPKYKLRALVSIIKELEPKLKSVLTMNPRMRKFQVDMTFDVDTANNYLIISEDLRSFRSGDLSQNRKEQAERFDTALCVLGTPRFTSGRHYWEVDVGTSQVWDVGVCKESVNRQGKIVLSSEHGFLTVGCREGKVFAASTVPMTPLWVSPQLHRVGIFLDVGMRSIAFYNVSDGCHIYTFIEIPVCEPWRPFFAHKRGSQDDQSILSICSVINPSAASAPVSSEGK, encoded by the exons ATGGCTGAGCACTTCAAACAGATCATTAGATGTCCTGTCTGTCTAAAAGATCTTGAAGAAGCCGTGCAACTGAAATGTGGATATGCCTGCTGCCTCCAGTGCCTCAATTCACTCCAGAAGGAGCCCGATGGGGAAGGTTTACTGTGCCGTTTCTGCTCTGTGGTCTCTCAGAAGGATGACATCAAGCCCAAGTACAAGCTGAGGGCGCTGGTTTCCATCATCAAGGAACTAGAGCCCAAGCTGAAATCTGTTCTAACAATGAACCCAAGGATGAGGAAGTTTCAAG TGGATATGACGTTCGATGTGGACACAGCCAACAACTATCTCATCATTTCTGAAGACCTGAGGAGTTTCCGAAGTGGGGATTTGAGCCAGAATAGGAAGGAGCAAGCTGAGAGGTTCGACACTGCCCTGTGCGTCCTGGGCACCCCTCGCTTCACTTCCGGCCGCCATTACTGGGAGGTGGACGTGGGCACCAGCCAAGTGTGGGATGTGGGCGTGTGCAAGGAATCTGTGAACCGACAGGGGAAGATTGTGCTTTCTTCAGAACACGGCTTCTTGACTGTGGGTTGCAGAGAAGGAAAGGTCTTTGCTGCCAGCACTGTGCCTATGACTCCTCTCTGGGTGAGTCCCCAGTTGCACAGAGTGGGGATTTTCCTGGATGTAGGTATGAGGTCCATTGCCTTTTACAATGTTAGTGATGGGTGCCATATCTACACATTCATCGAGATTCCTGTTTGCGAGCCCTGGCGTCCATTTTTTGCTCATAAACGTGGAAGTCAAGATGATCAGAGCATCCTGAGTATCTGTTCTGTGATCAATCCATCCGCTGCCAGTGCCCCAGTTTCTTCTGAGGGAAAGTAA